CTGAGCTCCAGGCGCGCCGGCGCGCCCGGTGCGCGCAGACGCGGGTGGAGTTCCAGGGTCGCGCGCGAGCCGGCGCCGGCCGCCGCCGGCTCGCGCGCGACCACCCGCACGTCACATCCCGCGCCCGTGCCGAAGCTGACGACCTCGGCGCCGCGCGGGAGGCGCGCCATCACCAGCCGCTCCTCGGCGCAGGCCACGACCGCGTGGCGCGCGGTCGCGAACAACGCCGCCTCCTCGTCGGCGATCTCCTCGAGGCTGCCCAGTCCTTCGCTGTGCTCGACGTCCACGTTGAGCACCAGCGCAACGTCGGGCTCGACCATGCGCGCCAGGCGCGAAATCTCGCCGCGCGTGTTGGTGCCGCATTCGAGCACGGCGGCGCGATGAGGCGTTCCGAGCAGGAAGATCGTCATCGGAACGCCGATCAGATTGTTGAGATTGCCCGGGGTGGCGAGCGTTTCGCCGAACAGCGCGCGCACTGCCGCGGCGCAGAGTTCCTTGGTTGTAGTCTTGCCAGCGGCCCCGCCGACGGCGAGGCTTGCCAGGGGGCGAGCGGCGCGCGTACGGTGCAAATGATGGCGTGCGAGGTCGCCGAGCGCGACGAGCGTGTCGTCAACTTCGACCGCGGCCAGCCCGGCTGCTTCGGCTGGACTCCGGCCGCGCGCGACCAGCACGGCGGCGGCGCCGCGGCGGGCAGCTTCCACCAGATGCGTGTGGCCGTCGCGTCCCTGGGCGCCTCTGAGCGCCACGAACAGCGCGCCCGTGTTAAGCGTGCGCGTGTCGATCGAGACTCCGCGCACGCGGGTATCCGGAGCGCCAAAGATGATCTGCCCGCCAGTGGCCGCCGCGATTTCGTCAAGCCGGAAGGCGCAGTCGTTGGCTGGTATCGGCGTCGCCATTTCCCCACCGCGCCGCGCCGCATCCCGATGGCGCAAGGCGCCGCGCACGCGCTCGATCAGTGATTACGTTTCCCGAAGCGGCTTGACAACCGCCCCCGCGCGGACAAGCCTGCTTGACTCGGGATCCTACCAGGGAGGTGAGTGCGATGGCCGCTGAGCGAGCGCCGTTGGTCGGCATCATCATGGGCAGCAAGAGCGACTGGGAGCACATGTCTGCCGCCGCCGAAGTTCTGACAGAATTTAAAGTTTCACATGAAGCTCGGGTGCTTTCCGCCCATCGCACGCTGGACATCACCCTGGAGTACGCCGCTTCCGCGCAGGAGCGCGGGGTGCAGGTGATAATCGCGGGCGCCGGCGGCGCGGCCCACCTGCCTGGCGTGATCGCGGCCAAAACCGTGCTGCCGGTGATAGGCGTGCCAATGCCGACCACTTCGTTAAGCGGGATGGACTCGCTGCTTTCGATCGTCCAGATGCCGCGCGGCGTGCCGGTGGCGACGATGGCGATCGGCAAGGCGGGCGCGGGCAACGCCGGGCTGTTCGCGGTGGCGATCATGGCGCTGAGCCGGCCCGAGTTGGCCGAGCAGCTCATCAAATATCGCGCCGCCCGTGCCACAGAGGTGCTTGAGCAGAAGCTACCTTGACGAGATGGCGCATGCGGGTATTGACGTCCTTCGGGAGAACGCGTTTTGCGATAGCCGCCGCAACGATTGCGCTCGCCGCGATTGCCGCAATCGCCGGCGCGCGCATCGCGCTTGCGGCGGATGAGTCGTTGATCAAGATCAAGGTCGCCGGCGAGCTGCCGCTGCCCGCGGGCATCCCGCTCAGCGTGATCGCGACCGATCCGGTCCTACAACAAGTCCTCAGTCAGGATCTCCAGGTGGCCGGGCGGCTGGCCAGCGGCGGCGCTCCATCGGTCACGACGATCACCGTCACCCTCAGCCTGCGCAGGCTGGTGCCCGGGATGTCGCTCAACGACGTTGCGCCCGGGGACCACGACGCGGTCGCAGTGCTCAAGGCAATGGGCGTCAAGCCCGTTCCGCTGCCCGAGGCGCCGCCGCCGCAACCGGGCAGCGACGATCAGACCGCGGCCGAGGGCAATCCGGGTCTCTCCAACGACATTAGCAGCTATCAGCAGCAGGGTTACGAGGCGGGGCCGGGCGTGGGGAGCGCGCCGATGGGGCCGGCGCTCAATCCGTGGCCGATGATGCCGTGGCCGGTGCCGCCGGCTACCGCACAGCAACGCTCGGCGCTGCCCGCCTATGTTCCGCCCAACTATCGGCCCGGCCGGGCGCTTGAGGAATCGGACACGGACGGCGCGAGCGACACGATCTTGATCGCGCGGGCAACCGCGGGGCAGGGCTCCAGCGGGCTCACGGTGATCGCGGTGGGGCATCCCGGCTACGACAAGCACCAGGCGCGCAAGCTTATCGCCGAGGAAATCGCGAACGCCGTGCTTCATTGATGCGGCGAAATGCCGCGATGCCTGACGCGGCGCCGGCGGCCGCACGGGCGCCGCGCGCTTTGCTCTACTTCCGCTCGATCTCGATCGGTACCTTGCGCGCGCTGACCTCCCTGGGCACCGGCGCGGTCAACTCGAGCACGCCGTTGCGGTAGGACGCCTTAATCTCGTCGGGGTTTACGCCTTCGGGCAGCTGGAGCGAGCGCTCGATGCTGCCGTAGCTGACCTCGCGATGGATGTAGTTGCGGGTCTTCTCCTCGCGCTGTTGCTCGCGCGTGGCGCGAATCGTCAGCGTGTCGCCGGCGACCGTGATCTCGACGTCCTTGGGATCGACGCCGGGCAGATCCGCGCGGATGACGAGCTCGCCGTTGTCGATGAAGGATTCGAGCGGCGGATAGTCGCCTGCCCGCGCGAACAACGGGCCGGCGCGGCCGCCCAGGAAGCGGTCGAACAGATCGTCGAAATCGCGCCGAAAGCGATCGAGCTCCTTCAGCGGAGACCATACCTGCGGTTGGTTGGCCATGGCGGTTCCTCCTTGACGGATTTACACCAAGAAGTTAACCACGCGCCGCGCGCCAGCAAGCGGCGCCCGCGCGCGAGCGCCGCGCAGATTGCGCCAGTTATCAGTCCGAGCTGTCGGCAGGTTGCGGCGCCGCGGCGCTTCGCGATGCTCGCGCAGCCCCGGACGGGGCGGGGGGCGCAACAGGCCGGGCAACCGCATTTGCGTTGGAGAACTTTGACGCTGCGTCCTGTGGCGGCGCAGGTGCGGCCGTCATCGGCATCGCGGGCGCGGGAGCCGCCGGCGCTTCGGGCGCAGAGGCGAGCGGCGCTGCCGGCGCCGTCACGGGCACTTGGGCCGCGGGCGCCATGGCCGGTGGAGGGAAGGCGGCACGATGGCGTTTGGCGGCGAGGTAATAGAGCACGACGATCGTAGCGAGCACGGCGGCCGCCGCCATCACGCGCGGCCAGGGGCTGCGCTTGTCGTCCGCTAGCATCAGTGGCTCGGACATTCGCACTGGCGGAGCGCCCTCTGCACGCTGGACCTCGCGCACGAAGCGCATAGCGATTTCTTCGCCATCGAGCCCAAGAAAGGAGGCGTAGCGGCGCAGGAATGGCAGTAGATAGAGCTGGTCGGAGATCAGTGCGTAGTCGCTGCTCTCCATCATCTGAACGTAGTGGGCGGGGATGCGGGTTTGAGCGACGATCTCGGAGCGCGACAGTCCGCGCTTCTCGCGTGCCGCGACGAGCGTCTTGCCGAGGCTGGGCTCGGCTTCGGCGCCGGCTTTGGACGGCTCGGGCTGCGGCGTGGCGCCGACACCATCGGTCTTGCTCTCGCCCCCGGAGCCCACGGCTTCTTCGCTTACCCGTCCGGCAGCCATCCGCCCATCCCCCGCGCTGGTGATGCAACGCCGCTAAGGCGGCTGTCCAGATGAATACTTACAGCTACCGCCGGGCGAAACCAAGGGGCGTCAGCTCACGGGCCAACCTCGCAGCCGCGCGCCTGGGCGGGCAATGGGATGGCGCGGTTGTGGAGCGCGACCTTCTTGCCCTCGCATCCGATGATGGTGGTCGTGAGCGGATCGAGCACCGTGCGCAGATGCGTGAGGTCGGTCCGGTTGGCGACCAGCACGGCGCATCCGTTGCTGCGCCAGAGCTGCGCCAGATCGGTGTCGGTCGCGACGAAGCTCTCCCGCGCGTCGGGGCTGTTGCCGAACGGCGCGAGTTCCCCGCGATAGGCGACCAGCGCCTCGCGCCGGCCGGTGTAAAAGGGCAGCGACTGCACGAAGTGGCGATACGAGAGCAGGCGGCATCCGGTGCCCAGGTACGACGTCATCTCCCGCGCCAGCCGCCGGTACGAGCCGAGCGGCTGCGCGTCGATCCGCGCCTTGCCCAAAAAACCCAGCGCGACCACGACACCCACCGCGAGCGCGACGAGCGCGCCGCGCAGATGGCGCCCGCGCCAGGCGTCCGCCATGCACACCATCGCGCCCAGCGTCAGCGCAGCCGCCGCCGCGCATCCGTCGAGAACCAGCGCGAGGTTGAGGTAGAGCGAGAAGCGCAGCAGCGCGACCATCGCCGCCATCGCGAGTATCAGGCTCAGCAGCGCGACCGATCCCAGAACGCTGCGCAATGCGCTGACTCCAATCCGTGGCAGGCGGCATAGTCCGTAGCCGCCAAGAATCGCCAATGGGGGCAGCGCGGGCAGGATATAGGCGCCGAGTTTGGCGCGCGGGATCGAGAAGAACACGAAGATGACCCCGAACCACAGCAGCAGGAAGCGCATCGCGCTGCGAGCCTCCGCGGCATCAAGCGCCGCCGTTGCTTCGCTCGGGCGCAGCCGTCCATCGGCAGCCGCCTCGGCACGGACGGTGTCCGCAGCGGGCGGGTCGGCCGTTGCGCCCGCGCGCATCAGCTCGCGCACGCCGAGCGGCACAAAGCAGATCCACGGCCACATCCCGCCTGCGACCACGAGCACGAAGAAGTACGGTCCCCATCCGTGCTCGCTGCTCTCAAGGTAGCGTTGCAGATGCTCGTGGACGAAGAAGAAATGCAGAAAGCCGGGATTGCGCTGGGCAACCAACACGAACCACGGAACCACGATCGCGAGGTAGAGCGCGATCGCGGACGGCCACGGCATCCGCGGGATCTGGCGCACGCGCCTTTCCCATACCAGCCATGCGAATCCGACGGCGCCGGCGAGCAGCAGCGCGACCGGGCCCTTGGTCAGCGTCCCGGCCGCCGCACATATTGCCGCCAGCAGAAACCATCGCCGGCCCGCGCCGCTGCCGAAATCCGGCGCACGGGCAGCCGCCCAGAAGGCGCCCAGCGCTGCCGTGATGAACAGCGCGAGCGGCGGATCGAGGGTCGCAAAGCGCGCAAAGCCGAAGACCAGCGGGCTCAGCGCGAGCGCGGCCGCCGCGCCCAGGCCGGCGGCGACCCCGAACATCGCCTCGGCGAGCGCCGCGGTTATCACCACCTCGGCGACCGTGGCGAGTGCGGCGGGCAGACGGACCGCCAGTTCGGTCGGGCCGAGCGCTTCTATCGCGATCGCCTCCGCCCAATAGACCAGCGGCGGCTTCTCGAAGTAGCGCACCCAGTTATCGCGCGGCGTGATCCAGTCGCCGCTGAGCACCATCTCGCGCGCGATTTCGCCGTATCGCCCTTCGTCCGGCTCCCACAGGGCAGGGCGGCCGAGCGCGGGTAGATAGAGCAGCGCGGCAGCGATCGCGTACAGGAGCGGGCGCAGGAGGCGGCGGCGCGCGGCCATAACCGACAGAGTTTGCGGGCGGCCGCATGCGGCGTCAACCTTTGGCGCGCCCGCGCGGCACAGCGCGACGTTCAGGCGGGGACGCTAGGGGGACGGATCGTGCGCGAGAAGCTTGCCGCCGCGCGCTGGCGCCCCATGATTATTCGGCTGTTCGGGCTCGTGGTGGACGTCGCTCTCTTCGGCCTCGGAATCGCGCTCGAGCGCCTCGCGCGCGATTTCGAGCCGCGACTTTTCGGAAACCGGGACCCGCAGCACGATCTCGCGGCATACCTCTTCCTCCGAGCGCGCCAGCACGACGTCGCGCAACTGGAGCAGCGACTCGGCCGAATTGATCGCGATATCCTCGACCGTCAGCGCGGGCAGCAGGTTCACGCTGTAGCGGCTGCCGTCGAAGCTCACCAGCGCCTCGCCGTTGGCAGTCGAAACCATCCGGCCCCGCATCGAAACCTGCCACGCCGCGACGAGTGCGAGGTAGTACGCTTCGTAATTGAGCACCTCGCCATAGACCACGGCGTCGGCGCCGAGCCAGCGGCCGAGCGTCCGCGGGTCGACCTTTTGAAGGTCGGCTTCGTCGGTGATGCCGTGCGACTTGAGGACCGCGTCAATCCCGATCGGATTGATCACCTCGAACTCGCGCTCGGAGAGATAGGCGACCATCGCGCGACGCAGGCGCTGGGCATCGGTCCAGGCCCAGAGCGCGCGTTCGCGCTGGTTGCGGAAGGTCAGCGGAATCTTATCGACGACGAAGTTGGCGTTGCCGCGATCCGTGAACGGCAGCACGGCAACCCGCAGCGGCGCGTTGCGCTGGTAGTCGGGCGCGACCTTCACTTCGAGGCCGCCCGGATCAAGCTCGACGATCCGGTCGAAGAGGGTTTTGCGCCCGTGGGTCTCGCGCTGGTACTCGGGCTGGAAAAAAGGCCGGCGCTCCTCAGTGCTGGGAGCCACCCGGGCGCATCCTGCGAGCCCCACCGCTATCATCCCGACGCCAAAGCAGGCCAGCAGCTTGTGCGTCACAACACCCTGTTCCTCCTGACATCCCCCCTTCCCGAGAGCCGCGCCGAAAGGCCCTTGCTGGCATGTGCTCGCAAGATCCATGCTGCCGACGAGGCTCGCGAGTGGAACGGAAAATCAATCGCTTTCGCCTGCCGCCCGCCTGCGCTATCGTCTTTCACTCGGCAAGGTCGTCTGTAACAATTGCGCAACGACGCGGCGGTTGTAGGGCGCCACGCACGCTTGCCGGCGCATCGCGTGGCGGTCGATCCGGCGAAAGAATTTGAGCTCAGCCGAAAAAATTACCCCGATCATCAAGCCCCAGGCGGAACCGCCGGGCGCGCTGGTCTCGGTGGTGATTCCGGTCTTCAACGAGGCCGCCAACCTGCGCGCATTGTGGGCGCGGCTGGAGCC
The sequence above is drawn from the Candidatus Binataceae bacterium genome and encodes:
- the murF gene encoding UDP-N-acetylmuramoyl-tripeptide--D-alanyl-D-alanine ligase produces the protein MATPIPANDCAFRLDEIAAATGGQIIFGAPDTRVRGVSIDTRTLNTGALFVALRGAQGRDGHTHLVEAARRGAAAVLVARGRSPAEAAGLAAVEVDDTLVALGDLARHHLHRTRAARPLASLAVGGAAGKTTTKELCAAAVRALFGETLATPGNLNNLIGVPMTIFLLGTPHRAAVLECGTNTRGEISRLARMVEPDVALVLNVDVEHSEGLGSLEEIADEEAALFATARHAVVACAEERLVMARLPRGAEVVSFGTGAGCDVRVVAREPAAAGAGSRATLELHPRLRAPGAPARLELSLALLGEAAARNAAAALAAAAALRARALEVAELAAVARALAAVAPVAGRLNPRMLGDVLVIDDTYNANPRSVRAALAAAAERAQAGRARLIVALGDMLELGALSAPMHAEIVRETLGLNPAAFVAVGPETTAALELAERGQRDARVLTAPDSATAAALVCAAVRAGDVVLVKGSRGLRMERIIEALEHKLGSRT
- the purE gene encoding 5-(carboxyamino)imidazole ribonucleotide mutase — protein: MAAERAPLVGIIMGSKSDWEHMSAAAEVLTEFKVSHEARVLSAHRTLDITLEYAASAQERGVQVIIAGAGGAAHLPGVIAAKTVLPVIGVPMPTTSLSGMDSLLSIVQMPRGVPVATMAIGKAGAGNAGLFAVAIMALSRPELAEQLIKYRAARATEVLEQKLP
- a CDS encoding Hsp20/alpha crystallin family protein, with product MANQPQVWSPLKELDRFRRDFDDLFDRFLGGRAGPLFARAGDYPPLESFIDNGELVIRADLPGVDPKDVEITVAGDTLTIRATREQQREEKTRNYIHREVSYGSIERSLQLPEGVNPDEIKASYRNGVLELTAPVPREVSARKVPIEIERK
- a CDS encoding helix-turn-helix domain-containing protein, whose translation is MAAGRVSEEAVGSGGESKTDGVGATPQPEPSKAGAEAEPSLGKTLVAAREKRGLSRSEIVAQTRIPAHYVQMMESSDYALISDQLYLLPFLRRYASFLGLDGEEIAMRFVREVQRAEGAPPVRMSEPLMLADDKRSPWPRVMAAAAVLATIVVLYYLAAKRHRAAFPPPAMAPAAQVPVTAPAAPLASAPEAPAAPAPAMPMTAAPAPPQDAASKFSNANAVARPVAPPAPSGAARASRSAAAPQPADSSD
- a CDS encoding phospholipid carrier-dependent glycosyltransferase, with the protein product MAARRRLLRPLLYAIAAALLYLPALGRPALWEPDEGRYGEIAREMVLSGDWITPRDNWVRYFEKPPLVYWAEAIAIEALGPTELAVRLPAALATVAEVVITAALAEAMFGVAAGLGAAAALALSPLVFGFARFATLDPPLALFITAALGAFWAAARAPDFGSGAGRRWFLLAAICAAAGTLTKGPVALLLAGAVGFAWLVWERRVRQIPRMPWPSAIALYLAIVVPWFVLVAQRNPGFLHFFFVHEHLQRYLESSEHGWGPYFFVLVVAGGMWPWICFVPLGVRELMRAGATADPPAADTVRAEAAADGRLRPSEATAALDAAEARSAMRFLLLWFGVIFVFFSIPRAKLGAYILPALPPLAILGGYGLCRLPRIGVSALRSVLGSVALLSLILAMAAMVALLRFSLYLNLALVLDGCAAAAALTLGAMVCMADAWRGRHLRGALVALAVGVVVALGFLGKARIDAQPLGSYRRLAREMTSYLGTGCRLLSYRHFVQSLPFYTGRREALVAYRGELAPFGNSPDARESFVATDTDLAQLWRSNGCAVLVANRTDLTHLRTVLDPLTTTIIGCEGKKVALHNRAIPLPAQARGCEVGP
- a CDS encoding GNA1162 family protein, which translates into the protein MTHKLLACFGVGMIAVGLAGCARVAPSTEERRPFFQPEYQRETHGRKTLFDRIVELDPGGLEVKVAPDYQRNAPLRVAVLPFTDRGNANFVVDKIPLTFRNQRERALWAWTDAQRLRRAMVAYLSEREFEVINPIGIDAVLKSHGITDEADLQKVDPRTLGRWLGADAVVYGEVLNYEAYYLALVAAWQVSMRGRMVSTANGEALVSFDGSRYSVNLLPALTVEDIAINSAESLLQLRDVVLARSEEEVCREIVLRVPVSEKSRLEIAREALERDSEAEESDVHHEPEQPNNHGAPARGGKLLAHDPSP